The genomic window CGGCTACGGCGCGCTGAAGGCCATCCTCGAAGTGCTCGCGCAGCAGGAGCCGCTGACGCTGACCGAGATCGCGCAGCGGCTGCGGCGCACGCCTGGCTCGACCAAGGACTATCTGTCGTGGCTCGAGGACGTCGACCTCATCACCTCCCGGCAGAAGCGCTACAGCTTCGTGGATCCGATGCTCCGCCTGTGGGTCCGCCTGCACTGCCACTCGGTGCCGCCCGGCGACGAAGACGTCACGCGCGAGCTGCACGCCTACGTCATGGCGCGCCTCCCGCACGGCGAGCCGTCGCTGGCGATGGCCGGCACACCGCTCGAGCCGTCGAAGTACAGCGGGATTATCGAGATCGACTGAGGACGGTTGTCATCGAAGCAGCCGGAGCGGCCGCGAGATCTCAGTCGCTGAGCTTTTCCAGCGCGGCCTTGGCTGCGGCCTGTGCCGCTTCCTTCTTGCTGCGCCCTTCGGCGCGCGCCAACCCTTCGCCGCCGACCACCACCTCCACGACGAACGATTTGCGGTGATCGGGTCCCACTTCGGCCGCGAGCCGGTAGACCGGCAGTCCCCGGCCCTTCGACTGCAGCCATTCCTGCAGCGCCGACTTCCAGTCGTCGGTGAATGACGCCGCGGCGCCGGTGCGCCGCGCCTCGGCGATGAGGTCCTGGAACTCCTGTTCGATGAAGGCCCGCGCCGGCTCGACGCCGCCGTCGAGATAGACCGCGGCGATCAGCGCCTCGTAACAATCGGCGATGATCGCGTGCTTGCCGCGGCCGCCGGTCTTCTCCTCGCCGCGCCCGAGGATCAGGAACTGCCCGAGGTCGAGCGCCGCGCCAAGCTTCGCCAGCGCCGCCGACGACACCAGCGACGCCTTCAGCTTCGACTTCTGCCCTTCGTTGTGCTGCGGGAACTCGCGGAACAGCATGTCGGCGATGACGAAGCCGAGCACCGAGTCGCCGAGAAACTCCATCGACTCGTTGTCGAAGACGCCGCCGCTGGCGTCCTCGTGCACGCGTGAGCGGTGCGTCAGCGCGTGCTCGAGCAGACCGCGGTCCTTGAAGCGGTAGGCAATGCGGCGCTCGAGCGGCTCCAGCTCCGTGCCGAACGGGACGACCCGGCCGCCCTGGACTTCGTCGCGGTGGCTGTCGATGATGCGGGTCGCGGCGGCGGCGTGCTCGGGGGCGACCGCGATCCGCCGCTCCCACGACTGGTCGTTGAGCGCCAGCGGAAACACGGTGCGTGAGTTGTTGCTGAGCAGCACCGACGGGATGTCGTGGGTCTCGAGCAGCCCGCGAATGACGCTCGCCTCGATCTCGGACGGCGTGTGGAAGATGACGACCAGATCGTTCATACGGCGACGCGCGCCGGCACCGCGGCAGCCTGCTCGACCTTGATCAGGATCATCGTCATGTCGTCGTGCTGGTCGGCATCGCCGACGAAGGCTTCGACCTCGCGCAGGATGCGTTCGCGCAGGTCCGCCGTGTCGAGGTGCCGGTGCTCGTCGATCAGGCGGCTCAGGCGGACGTCGCCGAACAGGTCGCTGCCGGCGTTCATCGCTTCGCTGATGCCGTCTGTGTAGAGCGCGATGACGTCGCCGCGGCGCAGCTCGACGCGGCACTCTTCGAGCAGCTCGACGAACTTCTCCTGCGCGCCGGCGATGCGCAGCCCGACCACCAGGCCGCTCGGCACCAGGCTCTGCGTGCCCCCCTGGGCGCTGGCCTGCAGGAGCAGCAGCGGCGTGTGTCCGGCCCGCGCGAAGGTCATCGCACCCGCGTCGAGATCGATCACGGCGTAGGTCATGGTGATGAAGCTGCGGGTATCGAGGTTGTCGGAGATGATGCGGTTGACCTCGATGAGGAGCTGCCGCGGCGACTGGTAGATCTGACTGAGCGACAGCACCACCCCTTTCAGCTCGGCCATGTACAGCGCCGCTGAGGTCCCCTTGCCGGAGACGTCCGCGATCAGGACGCCGAGCCGCCGCGGCCCCAACGGAAAGAAGTCGTAGTAGTCGCCGCCCACCTCGCGCGCCGGGACGCAGAGGGCGGTGATGCCGAGGCCGGCGAAGTCGAGCGGCCCGCGCGGCAGCAGCGACATCTGGATCTGGCGCGCGATGCGCAGCTCTTCCTCGAGCCGCTTCTTCTCGGCGGCGGTCTGCATCAGGTTCTCGATGCTGCCGGTCATCTGATTGAAGGACTCGGCCAGCTCCCCGAGCTGGTCCTTCGACTCGATGTTGATGCGGTGGGTGAAGTCCCCGTGCCGTACGCGCTCGGTCCCCATGAACAGCTCGTGAACCGAGCTGGTGATCGAGCGCGCCAGCGCCAGCCCCATGGTGAGCGCGGCCGCCTCGATGATCAGGAACAGCACGCCGATCACGATCAGGAAGATGAGCAGCGCGTCGGAGAGACGCATGCGCATCTCGCCGAACTGCATCGACTGCGCGCTGGCCAGATGGTTGTAGAGCTCGCGCAGCCGGTAGGCGAGCGCCAGTGTGTCGCGGTGGGTGTCGCCGGTCGCCCAGTCGATCACGTCGATCTGCGAAAGACTCTTCTCGAAGAGAACCGAGCGGCTGCCCTGCTTCGAGGTCGACCGCGCGGTCGACTGGTTCAGGTCGCTGCGCGCGTCGAATACGTTCTCGAGGCGGACGCCGGTCGTGGCATAGAGCTGGTGCTGCACCTGGTCGTCGAGCGGGATGTCGACGATCACGGCGCCGGCGACGCCGCCGGTACCGACCTTGACGAGCGTGCGGACGACCAGCTCCTCTTCGCCGGGCGTCGCTTTGATCGGCAGGGCGATCGAACCCTGGAACACTTCGCGTGCGGCGAGCCAGGGCGGAACGGCGGAAGGCATCGCCAGCGCGGCCCAGCCGCCGGCCGACGACGAGCGCCCGTCGGGCGCGAGATAGGCGATCGACATCGCCGGATACGTCGAGGCGCGGATGCGGTGCACGCGCTGAACGGTTTCGTCGGCGCTGTCGGGGAGGCGGGCGATCTCCGTCGCCGCCGCCTGCGCGCTGATGCGCGCGTCTTCCATCACCTTGTCGTAGGCGTCGCGGAAGAGATAGGCGCTGACGTTCATGAACACCAGACTGCCCGCGAACAGGAAGAAGACGAGGATGAGGAGCGCCGGAATGACTCCGATGAAGATGTACGACAGGATCAGCTTGCGGCGGACGCGCCAGAGCAGGCGCCGCTTCACCTGGACGAACAGGCGCCAGCCGAACACGACGACCGCGACCGCCAGCGCGATCGTCGCCGCGGAAGAGACGACGCGCGCGGCCTCCGGCAGATCGCCGGAGAGGCGCCACACCGCGAACACCAGCTTCAGCGCTGCCGCAATCAGGAAGAGACGACCTGGCCAGCTCTGGAACAACAGCTCGCGCGGCGTCGACTGCGGCGCGGCGGCGGGCCGTGGCGTGGGGCGTCGCGCCATGTGCGATTATTAGAGCATGAAACTCCCGCCGGACGCGCGCTTCGCGACCATCTGCATCCACGCGGGACAGACGCCCGATCCCGGTACCGGCGCGATCATCACGCCGATCTTCCAGACCTCGACCTACGTGCAGGATGCGCTCGGCCAGCACAAGGGGTTCGAGTACGCGCGCACGCAGAATCCGACGCGCCTGGCGCTCGAGCACAACGTCGCCGCCATCGAAGGCGGAGCCGCGGCGTTCGCGTTCGCCTCCGGGATGGCGGCGATCGACGCCGTCACCACCCTCCTCGACGCGGGCGACCACGTCGTCGTCACCGACAACACCTACGGCGGCACCTTCCGGCTGTTCGAACAGGTGCTGCGCAAGTACCGCCTCGAGTTCAGCTACGTCGATACGTCGCAGCCCGGCCTGGTCGAGCAGGCGATGCAGTCCAACACGAAGATGGTCTTCGTCGAGACGCCGACCAACCCGGTGATGCGCCTCACCGACATCGCCGCGACGGCGGCGATCGCCCACCGCGGCGGCGCCCGTCTCGTCGTCGACAACACCTTTGCCAGCCCGGTGCTGCAGCAGCCGATCGCGCTCGG from Vicinamibacterales bacterium includes these protein-coding regions:
- the rnc gene encoding ribonuclease III, with amino-acid sequence MNDLVVIFHTPSEIEASVIRGLLETHDIPSVLLSNNSRTVFPLALNDQSWERRIAVAPEHAAAATRIIDSHRDEVQGGRVVPFGTELEPLERRIAYRFKDRGLLEHALTHRSRVHEDASGGVFDNESMEFLGDSVLGFVIADMLFREFPQHNEGQKSKLKASLVSSAALAKLGAALDLGQFLILGRGEEKTGGRGKHAIIADCYEALIAAVYLDGGVEPARAFIEQEFQDLIAEARRTGAAASFTDDWKSALQEWLQSKGRGLPVYRLAAEVGPDHRKSFVVEVVVGGEGLARAEGRSKKEAAQAAAKAALEKLSD
- a CDS encoding SpoIIE family protein phosphatase produces the protein MARRPTPRPAAAPQSTPRELLFQSWPGRLFLIAAALKLVFAVWRLSGDLPEAARVVSSAATIALAVAVVVFGWRLFVQVKRRLLWRVRRKLILSYIFIGVIPALLILVFFLFAGSLVFMNVSAYLFRDAYDKVMEDARISAQAAATEIARLPDSADETVQRVHRIRASTYPAMSIAYLAPDGRSSSAGGWAALAMPSAVPPWLAAREVFQGSIALPIKATPGEEELVVRTLVKVGTGGVAGAVIVDIPLDDQVQHQLYATTGVRLENVFDARSDLNQSTARSTSKQGSRSVLFEKSLSQIDVIDWATGDTHRDTLALAYRLRELYNHLASAQSMQFGEMRMRLSDALLIFLIVIGVLFLIIEAAALTMGLALARSITSSVHELFMGTERVRHGDFTHRINIESKDQLGELAESFNQMTGSIENLMQTAAEKKRLEEELRIARQIQMSLLPRGPLDFAGLGITALCVPAREVGGDYYDFFPLGPRRLGVLIADVSGKGTSAALYMAELKGVVLSLSQIYQSPRQLLIEVNRIISDNLDTRSFITMTYAVIDLDAGAMTFARAGHTPLLLLQASAQGGTQSLVPSGLVVGLRIAGAQEKFVELLEECRVELRRGDVIALYTDGISEAMNAGSDLFGDVRLSRLIDEHRHLDTADLRERILREVEAFVGDADQHDDMTMILIKVEQAAAVPARVAV